A stretch of the Chroogloeocystis siderophila 5.2 s.c.1 genome encodes the following:
- a CDS encoding VapE domain-containing protein translates to MVLCPDRDKAGLKHCEDIALDFPDAKWLYVLPNSPLWQRVPNKGGLDITDWVTDDGATREEILGAIGDKRQELEKLIAQPDELAHSTNDEDKVCKLARQFQEVQAVLGHRLRLNTLRKQIELDEEPINPDRIHLKLANDFNLQIPRSNALDIVTELAEQRAYSPVVEYLTRVYNQHGGNGDILKTIASRYFGTDNPIYDTYLQKILVVAAARAMQPGCKMDTALILQGKQGVGKSSFFKVLAGEDWFDDSLGHISDKDERLKLHVTWFIEWAELESVFKRRDLASVKAFLTCARDYIRPSYGRSVQAFDRPSIIVGTTNQDEFLGDSTGNRRFWVIPVQQEVDLKLLRTERDRI, encoded by the coding sequence GTGGTTCTGTGTCCTGACCGAGATAAGGCAGGGCTAAAGCATTGTGAGGATATAGCGCTTGACTTTCCTGATGCTAAATGGCTTTATGTTCTCCCCAATTCCCCACTGTGGCAACGAGTACCCAATAAGGGCGGGTTAGACATTACGGACTGGGTAACTGATGACGGTGCTACCCGTGAGGAGATTTTGGGGGCGATCGGTGACAAGCGCCAAGAGCTAGAGAAACTCATAGCGCAACCTGACGAGTTAGCACACAGCACCAATGATGAGGATAAAGTCTGTAAACTAGCGCGTCAGTTCCAAGAAGTGCAGGCAGTGCTAGGACATCGGCTGCGACTCAACACGCTGAGGAAGCAAATTGAGTTAGATGAGGAGCCAATCAACCCCGACCGAATTCATCTCAAGTTGGCGAATGATTTTAACCTCCAAATTCCCAGAAGTAACGCGCTTGATATTGTGACTGAACTAGCCGAGCAGCGTGCTTACAGTCCCGTAGTGGAATATCTGACTCGCGTTTATAACCAACACGGGGGAAACGGCGACATTCTCAAAACGATTGCATCTCGCTACTTCGGCACGGATAACCCTATCTACGACACCTATTTACAAAAGATTTTAGTTGTAGCAGCAGCCAGGGCTATGCAACCAGGATGCAAGATGGACACGGCGTTAATCCTGCAAGGTAAGCAGGGAGTTGGTAAGTCTTCATTTTTCAAAGTCCTAGCAGGTGAAGATTGGTTTGACGATTCACTCGGTCACATCAGTGACAAAGATGAACGGCTCAAGTTGCACGTTACTTGGTTTATTGAATGGGCAGAACTGGAATCGGTATTCAAGCGCCGTGACCTTGCTAGCGTTAAAGCTTTCTTGACTTGCGCAAGAGATTATATTCGTCCATCCTATGGTCGCTCAGTACAAGCATTTGACCGTCCTTCTATTATTGTCGGCACAACTAATCAAGATGAATTCTTAGGTGATTCAACAGGCAACCGACGCTTTTGGGTAATTCCAGTGCAGCAGGAGGTTGACCTTAAACTACTGCGTACTGAACGCGATCGCATTTAA
- a CDS encoding Npun_R1517 family heterocyst differentiation transcriptional regulator, with protein sequence MKSDAIPPQSNKAEVSVYECNIQLKFRLIEEKCALRNRDDLLELLIEAFANGADEYMEPLHAHVDAQEISELEASPQMRRQLMRLRNSLDLA encoded by the coding sequence ATGAAATCTGACGCAATCCCACCCCAATCAAACAAAGCCGAAGTCAGCGTTTATGAGTGTAACATTCAACTTAAGTTTCGACTCATTGAAGAGAAATGTGCTTTACGCAATCGCGATGACTTACTAGAGTTGCTGATCGAGGCGTTTGCTAACGGGGCTGACGAGTATATGGAACCCTTGCACGCACACGTAGACGCACAGGAGATTTCTGAGCTAGAAGCCTCGCCTCAAATGCGCCGTCAACTGATGCGGTTGCGGAATTCATTAGATTTAGCCTAA
- a CDS encoding 3-isopropylmalate dehydratase, translating into MNKVIQGKIFVVDDNIDTDQIIPAEYLTLVPSKPDEYEKLGSYALVGLPDRYGKFIAPGQMKTTYPIIVAGENFGCGSSREHAPIALGASGVEAVVAQSYARIFFRNCAATGELYPWESVERLCDEFQTGQEVTIDFDRNQIVNHSLNKVYALKPLGEVGPVIDAGGIFAYARQTGMISR; encoded by the coding sequence ATGAATAAAGTAATTCAAGGTAAAATTTTTGTTGTAGATGATAACATCGACACCGACCAGATTATTCCTGCGGAGTATTTGACGCTAGTCCCTTCAAAGCCTGATGAGTACGAGAAGCTAGGAAGCTATGCTTTAGTAGGATTACCGGATAGGTATGGTAAATTTATTGCTCCAGGACAGATGAAAACAACCTATCCAATCATTGTGGCGGGAGAAAACTTTGGTTGTGGATCTTCGCGCGAACACGCGCCGATCGCTTTAGGCGCATCAGGAGTAGAAGCGGTTGTCGCTCAGTCTTATGCACGGATCTTTTTCCGTAACTGCGCTGCGACAGGCGAACTTTATCCGTGGGAATCCGTGGAACGCTTATGCGATGAGTTTCAAACAGGACAAGAGGTAACGATTGATTTTGACCGAAACCAGATTGTGAATCATTCTTTGAATAAAGTTTATGCGCTCAAACCTTTAGGTGAGGTAGGACCTGTGATTGACGCTGGCGGGATTTTCGCGTATGCGCGTCAAACGGGGATGATTTCGCGTTAA
- a CDS encoding NAD(P)H-quinone oxidoreductase subunit M yields the protein MEDQLLKSTTRHIRIFSAEVDKDGELVPSNQVLTLDVDPDNEFNWNEDALQQVYRKFDELVESYTGADLTDYNLRRIGSDLEHFVRHLLQTGQIGYNLRGRVVNYSMGIPQVATEESKN from the coding sequence ATGGAAGATCAGCTTCTTAAGTCCACAACTCGCCATATACGCATCTTTTCTGCTGAAGTTGATAAAGATGGTGAGTTAGTTCCTAGCAACCAAGTCTTGACGCTGGATGTAGACCCAGACAACGAATTCAACTGGAATGAAGATGCTCTCCAGCAGGTGTATCGCAAGTTTGATGAATTGGTAGAGTCTTATACTGGTGCAGATTTAACGGATTACAATCTTCGCCGGATTGGGTCAGATTTAGAGCATTTTGTTCGTCATCTCTTACAAACTGGTCAAATCGGTTACAACCTGCGCGGACGCGTCGTTAACTACAGTATGGGTATTCCTCAAGTTGCAACTGAAGAAAGTAAAAATTAG
- a CDS encoding protein phosphatase 2C domain-containing protein: MQNEAAMLQCPNEYCKAVNDERDKYCQQCGTFLPKRYLWAVGSDIEKYQIGEVIAQRYLLISERVFLDTKPGLPPEAQACEITATTKPYLRLIPYRLQVPQVYGFLPGRADCDVLLLEAPIYAEGTPLAGQLLPALAEAWQDATSLRQLNWLWQIAQLWQPLSSEGAASSLLDLQLLRVEGSLVRLLQLRSQQPQPTIAELGRLWLELIDQAQPSIAEFLAQLCHSMIEGNLNADSLTTALDRGLTELGRSQVRKLVISTLTDTGPTRQRNEDACYPPSGTTTTTSAPAVAIVCDGIGGHEGGSVASQLAIDTLQQVKQLPLEDIHLDAMTLTRELERFVRIANDRINQRNDNEQRFGRQRMGTTLVMAVERAHEMYITHVGDSRAYWITRTGCHQLTLDDDVASREVRLGYSLYRNALEQASSGSLVQALGTSSSAALHPTVQRFVLDEDCIFLLCSDGLSDYDRVEEYWDTVLLPAVNGSLKEADAVTRLVEMSNSQNGHDNVTVALVRCTVKYSEPTNPLSIALLKEPQFDDRQNTAIASQHDLIKQDRADTSTRKTVLLPTQRPKSRLLLPILLGTLLLSLGGGLLAYFLPQFHRRQPLNNPTTLPSPLASPTATPTPLSVGTLVQINRQINLEQNPNAIATNVASQSQLAQVPMHGILKVTGKKENLQQGDLLRLKFLCVINPSENFNTTASNLQLPQNATAQLLQLGQEGWIEQATLLPNIEKTLGQTKSNSCPIANQSLPTSESPLNRPLTLRNAGRKNEEKRSLSF; encoded by the coding sequence ATGCAGAACGAAGCAGCAATGCTCCAATGTCCAAACGAATACTGCAAAGCTGTCAATGATGAACGCGACAAATATTGCCAGCAATGCGGTACGTTTCTGCCAAAGCGCTACCTGTGGGCAGTAGGATCGGATATTGAAAAATACCAAATTGGAGAAGTTATCGCGCAACGGTATCTACTCATAAGTGAACGCGTCTTTCTTGACACAAAGCCAGGTTTACCACCCGAAGCACAAGCGTGTGAAATTACGGCAACCACAAAACCATATTTAAGATTAATTCCTTACCGTCTCCAAGTTCCGCAAGTTTATGGATTTTTGCCAGGACGCGCTGATTGCGATGTTTTATTATTAGAGGCACCAATTTATGCGGAAGGAACGCCGCTGGCGGGACAGTTATTGCCAGCACTAGCTGAAGCGTGGCAAGATGCAACGTCATTGCGACAGTTGAATTGGCTATGGCAAATTGCCCAATTGTGGCAACCACTGAGTAGTGAAGGAGCCGCGTCGAGTTTACTCGATTTACAGCTATTGCGCGTCGAAGGTTCCTTAGTGCGGTTATTACAGTTGCGATCGCAACAACCACAACCGACAATTGCTGAATTAGGACGGTTATGGCTAGAGTTAATCGATCAAGCACAACCCAGTATTGCGGAATTTCTCGCACAGTTGTGCCATTCGATGATCGAAGGCAATCTCAATGCAGATTCTTTGACGACCGCATTAGATCGAGGTCTTACGGAACTTGGGCGATCGCAAGTACGAAAACTAGTCATCAGTACACTCACAGACACAGGGCCAACGCGACAACGCAATGAAGATGCGTGCTATCCTCCGAGTGGGACTACCACAACAACATCAGCACCCGCAGTAGCGATTGTTTGTGATGGAATTGGCGGTCATGAAGGAGGTAGTGTTGCTTCGCAACTTGCAATCGATACACTACAACAAGTCAAGCAACTGCCTTTAGAGGATATCCATTTAGACGCGATGACACTCACGCGCGAGTTAGAGCGCTTCGTCCGCATCGCGAATGATCGCATCAACCAACGCAACGACAACGAACAGCGCTTTGGTCGTCAACGCATGGGTACGACTCTGGTTATGGCAGTAGAGCGCGCGCATGAAATGTATATTACGCACGTAGGCGATAGTCGCGCTTATTGGATTACCCGTACAGGCTGCCATCAATTGACATTAGACGATGATGTTGCTTCGCGCGAGGTTCGCTTAGGCTATTCGCTGTATCGTAATGCGTTAGAACAAGCCTCGTCTGGTTCACTCGTACAAGCACTTGGAACGAGTTCCTCAGCAGCGTTGCACCCTACTGTGCAGCGGTTTGTGCTTGATGAAGATTGCATTTTTCTTCTTTGTTCGGATGGCTTAAGCGACTACGATCGCGTAGAAGAATATTGGGATACGGTGCTTTTACCTGCGGTGAATGGCAGTCTTAAGGAAGCTGACGCCGTTACCCGATTAGTCGAAATGAGCAACTCTCAAAACGGACACGACAACGTTACGGTTGCACTTGTACGCTGTACAGTTAAATATTCCGAGCCAACAAACCCACTAAGTATCGCTTTACTCAAAGAACCTCAGTTCGATGATCGCCAGAATACAGCGATCGCATCACAACACGATTTAATCAAACAAGATCGCGCTGATACCTCAACTCGTAAAACGGTTTTGCTGCCAACGCAACGTCCGAAATCGCGTCTTTTGCTACCCATTTTGCTAGGAACGTTGCTCTTAAGCTTGGGTGGGGGATTGCTTGCTTATTTTTTACCACAATTCCATCGCAGACAGCCGCTGAATAATCCGACAACCTTGCCATCGCCACTCGCATCACCAACCGCAACACCAACGCCGCTATCCGTTGGCACTTTGGTTCAAATCAATCGCCAAATTAATCTTGAGCAAAACCCGAATGCGATCGCAACGAATGTCGCTTCACAATCTCAACTTGCACAAGTTCCGATGCATGGCATCTTGAAAGTAACCGGTAAAAAGGAAAATCTTCAGCAGGGCGACTTATTGAGACTCAAATTTCTTTGTGTGATTAATCCTTCAGAAAACTTCAATACAACCGCGAGCAATCTGCAACTACCGCAAAATGCAACTGCACAACTTCTACAACTAGGACAAGAAGGCTGGATTGAGCAAGCAACCTTATTACCAAATATTGAAAAAACGCTAGGACAGACAAAAAGCAACTCTTGTCCAATTGCAAACCAATCACTACCAACTTCAGAATCTCCGTTGAACAGACCTCTCACGTTACGTAATGCTGGAAGAAAAAATGAGGAAAAACGGTCGCTAAGCTTTTAG
- a CDS encoding PrsW family glutamic-type intramembrane protease has product MTGQDNAEGFLQQLPRGIEGESGIVHRYPLSRTQEVIVGRDSSCQIVLDSSIYGTVSRRHAVFRPMLTSRIQPRWLVCDLNSANGTYVNGYRLAQCQELRAGDRITLGYNGAEFVFEYTTPHAYTQQSAPEEAAKLVGKSSKSSDRAVSFTQLFPIAATAKDLTSKAYLIPGVLTVIFVVLMFATVGRPETADFNQILVAIYLAGAAYYFIYQLCGKRKPWWTILGVAIASFLMLLSPILPLFIFVFRGLLPGQIPLTADFVGFPELLMRMFFGAGLMEELLKALPVFCAYLIGQRLNSPWRERIGIAEPLDGILLGTASAMSFTLVETLRQYVPEITRGAAFQGGIGVGQLVGFQLLIPRILGSVAGHMAYSGYFGYFIGLSVLKSRQRWQILGVGYFSAAVLHALWNATGLLSGLLLAVVGVVSYAFLAAAILKARVLSPTRSQNFATRFGKRP; this is encoded by the coding sequence ATGACCGGACAAGATAACGCTGAGGGATTTTTGCAGCAATTACCTCGTGGTATTGAAGGGGAATCAGGTATTGTTCACCGTTACCCCCTCTCTAGAACTCAAGAGGTGATTGTGGGGCGCGATTCTAGCTGCCAAATCGTCTTAGATTCTAGTATCTATGGCACGGTTTCGCGTCGTCATGCCGTTTTTCGACCGATGCTGACTAGTAGGATTCAGCCGCGTTGGCTTGTGTGTGACTTAAATAGTGCTAATGGCACGTATGTCAATGGATATCGTTTAGCGCAATGTCAAGAGCTACGCGCAGGCGATCGCATTACGCTTGGATACAACGGCGCGGAATTCGTTTTTGAGTATACAACGCCTCACGCCTATACTCAACAATCTGCACCAGAAGAAGCAGCAAAGCTTGTTGGGAAATCATCTAAATCGTCGGATCGCGCAGTCAGCTTTACTCAGCTATTTCCAATTGCAGCGACAGCAAAGGATTTGACAAGTAAGGCGTATCTGATTCCAGGCGTCCTGACGGTGATCTTTGTGGTTTTGATGTTTGCTACCGTAGGTCGACCGGAAACAGCTGACTTTAATCAGATACTTGTGGCGATTTATCTTGCTGGGGCAGCGTATTACTTTATTTATCAGCTGTGTGGCAAGCGGAAACCTTGGTGGACAATTTTGGGAGTCGCGATCGCGTCTTTTTTGATGTTGCTGAGTCCGATTTTACCGTTATTCATTTTTGTATTTCGTGGGCTGCTTCCTGGTCAAATTCCGCTAACGGCTGATTTTGTTGGCTTTCCTGAATTACTGATGCGGATGTTTTTTGGTGCTGGATTAATGGAGGAACTGCTTAAGGCGTTACCCGTATTTTGTGCATATTTGATTGGGCAGCGTCTGAATTCTCCTTGGCGAGAACGCATCGGTATTGCCGAACCTTTAGATGGAATTTTGCTTGGAACTGCTTCGGCAATGAGCTTTACTTTGGTAGAAACACTGAGGCAATATGTACCAGAAATTACTCGCGGTGCAGCCTTTCAGGGTGGAATTGGTGTAGGTCAACTTGTCGGTTTTCAACTATTAATTCCTCGAATCTTAGGCTCTGTCGCGGGACACATGGCATATAGTGGGTATTTTGGTTATTTCATTGGTTTAAGTGTGTTGAAGTCACGTCAGCGTTGGCAAATTTTAGGAGTAGGATATTTTAGCGCTGCGGTACTTCATGCGCTGTGGAATGCTACAGGACTTTTAAGCGGCTTGCTTTTAGCTGTAGTTGGTGTCGTGTCGTATGCGTTTTTAGCCGCCGCTATCTTAAAAGCACGAGTCCTCTCACCAACGCGATCGCAGAACTTTGCTACTCGGTTTGGCAAACGACCGTAG
- the def gene encoding peptide deformylase, with product MPSEVVVEKQKLKNPPLDLRYLGDRALRQPAKRVAKVDQELRLLAKEMLQTMYTADGIGLAAPQVAVQKQVIVIDCEPDNPANPPLILVNPVIKQLSSQLCVMQEGCLSIPGVYLDVVRPQVAEISYKDENGRPRTLKANELLARCIQHEIDHLNGVLFVDRVENKIALNAELSKHGFSAKAVKPIA from the coding sequence ATGCCTTCGGAAGTCGTTGTTGAAAAACAAAAGTTAAAAAACCCTCCCCTTGATCTTCGCTACTTAGGTGATCGCGCCTTGCGCCAGCCTGCTAAACGAGTTGCGAAAGTCGATCAAGAACTGCGCCTCCTTGCCAAAGAGATGCTACAAACGATGTACACTGCGGATGGCATTGGTTTAGCCGCACCTCAAGTAGCAGTCCAAAAACAAGTGATTGTGATCGATTGCGAACCAGACAATCCAGCTAACCCACCGCTGATTTTAGTCAATCCAGTCATTAAACAACTCAGTTCACAATTGTGTGTGATGCAAGAAGGATGTCTGAGTATTCCTGGTGTTTATTTAGATGTTGTGCGTCCGCAAGTTGCCGAAATTAGCTATAAAGATGAAAACGGACGTCCGCGAACACTAAAAGCAAACGAGTTACTCGCGCGTTGCATTCAACATGAAATCGACCACCTTAACGGGGTACTATTTGTAGACCGAGTAGAAAATAAAATTGCACTCAATGCTGAGCTATCAAAGCACGGCTTCTCGGCAAAAGCTGTTAAACCAATCGCTTAG
- a CDS encoding DUF3598 family protein, with protein MRSQWECLLQNVGEWQGSFTRLSPQGELIENTPTVVSLEGIDNNQTMRQIIRRTLPNQSIDETVLQYSTLGKQILFFENGAFSQGSIQLAPYSEFGAEHGLIAGDRRLRLVQLFDKTGNLDRITLIREKLLHSTTPERPALQVAHLVGQWQGEAITRYPDGQVSDVYPTQLRIEKTSDTQLVQHLSIMQQGSHHTISSTGRIAGSVLSFETGSQWNQVLLLPDGASAASPQHVRIGQAFFLELGWLIQSNMRQRIIRRYNNKGEWYSLTLVTETKVG; from the coding sequence ATGCGATCGCAGTGGGAATGTCTATTACAAAATGTTGGTGAATGGCAAGGGTCATTTACGCGTTTGTCACCGCAAGGAGAGTTAATCGAAAATACTCCTACCGTTGTTTCTTTAGAGGGAATCGACAATAATCAAACAATGCGCCAAATTATTAGGCGTACGTTACCCAATCAAAGTATCGATGAGACAGTTTTACAATACAGCACATTAGGAAAGCAAATTTTATTTTTTGAAAATGGTGCTTTCTCCCAAGGCTCGATTCAACTTGCTCCTTATTCTGAGTTTGGTGCAGAACACGGATTAATTGCAGGCGATCGCCGCTTACGCTTAGTACAGCTGTTCGATAAAACTGGCAACCTTGACCGAATTACGCTGATTCGCGAGAAACTTCTGCATAGTACAACACCAGAACGCCCAGCATTGCAAGTTGCACATTTAGTCGGACAGTGGCAAGGAGAAGCAATAACACGCTATCCCGACGGGCAAGTTAGTGATGTTTATCCGACACAGCTACGCATAGAAAAGACAAGCGATACGCAACTTGTACAACACCTCAGCATTATGCAGCAAGGTTCGCACCATACGATTAGCTCAACAGGAAGAATCGCAGGTTCGGTTTTATCGTTTGAAACAGGTTCGCAATGGAATCAAGTGTTATTACTTCCTGACGGCGCTTCTGCGGCTTCACCGCAACACGTCCGAATTGGACAAGCCTTTTTTTTGGAACTCGGTTGGCTGATTCAATCTAATATGCGTCAAAGAATTATCCGCCGTTATAACAATAAAGGTGAATGGTATAGCTTAACGTTAGTGACAGAAACGAAAGTCGGTTAG
- a CDS encoding phosphatase PAP2 family protein, which translates to MLIATFDSVGDLLWGTDLIVRIQEVFSPSWYWVFELFSYLGDTEGVVLLTALTFWLSGRRLAYSLVGIVVFSMTIDLTIGTLIGLPRPEEPRIIIWKDEFTSSFPSGHSALATSMSGMLATLNWMPKFIAAIAVVGAMLARLYFGVHYLGDVIGGALIAAVLIVAYLRILPALDDFFSARSLRFFQFWGGLICALVLVAIPFAGDSARVWHVMGTVAGFIIGGLIEYRYLRYSPTPLARTALTLKLLIGLGVLIPLLLIPLLLDDQLVLKALTFFLAALWSLLFAPILFTRMRLSATPRVTRRFR; encoded by the coding sequence GTGTTAATTGCAACATTCGATTCGGTTGGAGACTTGTTGTGGGGAACTGACCTGATTGTTAGGATACAAGAGGTTTTTAGCCCTAGCTGGTACTGGGTATTTGAGTTATTTAGCTATCTTGGCGATACCGAAGGTGTAGTCTTACTAACAGCTTTGACATTTTGGCTTTCTGGTCGCCGACTTGCCTACAGTTTAGTTGGTATTGTTGTCTTTTCAATGACGATCGACTTAACGATTGGCACTTTAATTGGGCTACCGCGTCCAGAAGAGCCGCGAATTATCATCTGGAAAGATGAATTTACATCGTCGTTTCCTAGCGGACACTCCGCACTTGCGACCTCAATGTCGGGAATGTTGGCTACCTTAAATTGGATGCCAAAATTTATAGCAGCGATCGCAGTTGTGGGTGCTATGCTTGCTCGCTTGTACTTTGGCGTACACTACCTAGGAGACGTGATTGGTGGTGCGTTGATTGCTGCGGTGTTGATCGTTGCTTACTTGCGGATACTACCAGCACTTGATGACTTTTTTTCGGCGCGATCGTTGAGATTTTTCCAATTTTGGGGAGGTTTAATATGCGCTCTTGTTCTTGTTGCAATTCCTTTCGCGGGAGATTCAGCAAGAGTTTGGCACGTGATGGGCACTGTGGCGGGTTTTATTATTGGTGGTTTAATCGAATATCGTTACTTACGCTACTCGCCTACACCGCTTGCGCGTACAGCGTTAACACTCAAGCTATTGATTGGATTAGGTGTCTTGATTCCGCTTTTACTGATCCCGCTATTGCTTGACGATCAGCTTGTGCTGAAAGCTTTAACCTTCTTTTTGGCTGCATTGTGGAGTTTACTATTTGCACCAATTCTATTTACTCGGATGCGGCTATCGGCTACACCTAGGGTAACTAGGCGTTTTCGCTAA
- the aat gene encoding leucyl/phenylalanyl-tRNA--protein transferase — translation MEYDVSAIIQGYAQGYFLMADDANVLGWYTSRDRTLIPLDERFCYPKSLRRILNSGRFAVAVNRDFAGVVAGCANREKTWISPELQEIYWQLYRFGWACSFETWQGDELAGGVLGIVIGGAFIGESMFYRISDGSKVALVKLVERLRDRAFVFFDAQMMNPHLERFGAYRVNQREYRSLLAQALKRQCSLF, via the coding sequence ATGGAATATGATGTTTCTGCGATCATTCAAGGTTATGCGCAAGGCTATTTTCTGATGGCTGATGACGCGAATGTTCTGGGTTGGTACACAAGTCGTGATCGCACGCTTATCCCTTTAGATGAACGCTTCTGTTATCCCAAGTCATTAAGACGCATACTCAACTCTGGACGCTTTGCGGTTGCAGTTAATCGTGATTTCGCCGGTGTGGTAGCTGGGTGTGCGAATCGAGAAAAAACTTGGATTTCGCCAGAATTGCAGGAAATTTATTGGCAACTTTACCGATTTGGTTGGGCTTGTAGTTTTGAAACGTGGCAAGGTGATGAGTTAGCAGGAGGAGTTTTAGGGATTGTTATTGGCGGAGCTTTTATTGGAGAATCAATGTTTTACCGCATCTCTGATGGCTCAAAAGTTGCACTCGTTAAGCTGGTAGAACGGTTACGCGATCGCGCTTTTGTTTTTTTTGATGCGCAGATGATGAATCCTCATCTCGAACGATTTGGCGCTTATCGAGTCAATCAACGCGAGTATCGATCTCTGTTGGCGCAAGCACTCAAGCGACAGTGTTCTTTATTTTAG
- a CDS encoding serine/threonine-protein kinase: MTTLLNSRYQIIQVLGSGGFGETFLAEDTYMPSRRRCVIKQLKPVVNDPSMYQVIQQRFQREAATLEALGEGSSQIPNLYAYFSEHGQFFLVQEWIPGQTLARKVATEGPLSEEVVRKILVSLLQVLDYVHSQGIIYRDIKPDNIILRESNNQPVLIDFGAVKETMATAINSQGKVTQTMVIGTPGFMSPEQAAGRPVYASDIYSLGLTAIYLLTGKLPQELETSSNEEIFWQRDVPHVSPKLAAVISKAVQYHPRDRYTTAMKMLEDLQSISHIANTHKQKATLFIPNITRQRTVINPAQTSPVSAYPSRKNNWLILAVGGLLAGGLAAIALFTSFRQQPEAAFDDTTPPEVIPEPPITASPTPELSPSPIFPPVESPAPPAPLFPSPNDEESSSQTPVQIQEPEEPEATSPPVEETPPPERLPSPVASPPQENAAPSANAARIPGFPTGTSENQVRAKLGNPTKTARGIWGNTRAAIYDIKPNQVTLGYLFDRNSGRLRQTEVSFAQSVDTQVMQETLQQMLDGNASAEIKEGLQQVYQRRTNRYSFNTGRLKGVIERNDRDRIYIGVWDADLH, encoded by the coding sequence ATGACAACGCTGTTAAACAGTCGCTATCAAATTATTCAGGTGCTAGGTTCGGGTGGGTTTGGCGAAACCTTTCTAGCAGAAGATACGTACATGCCTTCACGTCGCCGATGTGTGATTAAGCAACTCAAGCCGGTAGTGAACGATCCTAGTATGTATCAAGTGATTCAACAGCGATTTCAGCGCGAAGCGGCAACGTTGGAAGCTTTAGGAGAAGGAAGTTCGCAAATTCCTAACTTGTATGCTTATTTCTCGGAACACGGTCAGTTTTTTTTAGTCCAAGAGTGGATTCCAGGTCAAACGCTTGCGCGTAAAGTAGCAACTGAAGGACCTCTTAGCGAAGAGGTTGTTCGCAAAATCTTAGTTAGCTTGTTGCAAGTACTAGATTACGTCCACAGTCAAGGAATTATTTACCGCGATATCAAACCTGACAATATTATTTTGCGCGAGTCTAACAACCAGCCAGTGCTGATTGATTTTGGTGCTGTCAAAGAAACAATGGCAACAGCGATCAATTCGCAAGGCAAAGTGACTCAGACGATGGTGATTGGCACTCCTGGGTTTATGTCGCCAGAACAAGCAGCGGGAAGACCTGTATATGCTAGCGATATCTACAGTCTAGGCTTAACCGCAATTTATCTACTGACAGGAAAACTACCTCAAGAATTAGAAACATCGTCGAATGAAGAAATTTTTTGGCAGCGCGATGTTCCTCATGTGAGTCCAAAACTAGCAGCAGTCATCAGCAAAGCAGTTCAGTACCATCCGCGCGATCGCTACACGACTGCAATGAAAATGTTGGAAGACTTGCAGTCGATTAGCCATATTGCCAATACGCACAAGCAAAAAGCAACGCTATTTATTCCTAACATTACTCGTCAGCGTACTGTTATAAATCCTGCGCAAACATCGCCCGTTAGCGCGTATCCATCGCGAAAAAACAATTGGTTAATCTTGGCAGTTGGTGGTTTACTCGCAGGAGGTTTAGCAGCGATCGCACTTTTTACAAGTTTTCGCCAACAACCCGAAGCAGCATTTGATGACACAACACCGCCAGAAGTTATTCCCGAACCTCCCATTACAGCAAGTCCGACACCAGAATTATCACCATCACCCATATTTCCACCAGTAGAGTCGCCTGCGCCGCCTGCACCGTTGTTTCCATCACCAAACGATGAGGAATCTTCTTCCCAAACGCCAGTTCAAATTCAGGAACCAGAGGAGCCAGAAGCCACATCGCCACCAGTAGAAGAAACCCCGCCCCCAGAGCGTTTGCCGTCACCAGTTGCGTCTCCTCCCCAAGAAAATGCAGCGCCCTCAGCAAATGCAGCAAGAATTCCTGGATTTCCTACAGGGACATCTGAAAACCAAGTCCGAGCAAAACTCGGCAATCCGACAAAAACGGCCAGAGGTATTTGGGGTAATACGCGTGCGGCAATTTATGACATCAAGCCTAATCAAGTTACCCTGGGCTATCTATTCGATCGAAATTCTGGACGTCTGCGACAAACCGAAGTCTCTTTTGCTCAATCAGTCGATACGCAAGTTATGCAAGAAACTTTGCAGCAAATGTTAGATGGTAATGCTTCTGCTGAGATTAAGGAGGGATTACAGCAAGTTTATCAACGCCGTACTAATCGTTACTCGTTTAATACGGGTAGATTGAAAGGAGTCATCGAACGCAATGATCGCGATCGCATTTATATCGGCGTATGGGATGCTGACTTACACTAA